The DNA sequence TATGGCTGGACCATTGAGCGGGTGGCTTACCGCCCGTTGCGCAGCGCGCCCCGGTTGGCGCCGCTGATTTCCGCTATTGGCATGTCGCTGGTGCTGCAAAACGGGGTGCAATTGAGTCAGGGCGCTAAAACCCAGGGCGTGCCGAGCCTGATTCCAGCCACGCTGCGTTTTGGCGAAGGCAATGATTTCGTGCAAATCACCCTGGTGCAGTTAATGATCATCGTGGTTTCCCTGACCAGCATGGCGGCGCTGACCTGGCTCATCCAGCGCACTTCGCTGGGCCGGCAATGCCGCGCGACGCAACAGGACCGACGGATGGCGGCGATTCTTGGCATTAATACTGACCGCATCATCTCCACTGTATTCGTGATCGGCGCGGCTATGGCGGCGATCGCTGGAGTGCTGGTTACCCTGAATTACGGTTCTTTCGATTTCTACATTGGCTTCGTGACTGGAATAAAAGCCTTCACCGCAGCGGTTCTGGGCGGCATCGGCTCGTTGCCCGGCGCGATGCTGGGCGGCTTGATTCTCGGTTTGTCGGAAGCGCTGTTCTCCGGCATGGTGAACACGGATTATAAAGACGTGTTCGCTTTCTCGCTGCTGGTGCTGGTGCTGATCTTCCGCCCCACCGGCCTGCTGGGTAAACCGGAAGTAGAGAAGGTGTAAGTCATGCCGTCGACTGCTGCTTCACCCGCTGCCAGCGAGGTTCGCTGGAATCTGGTTTTTCGTCAAGCCGTCCTGGAAGCCGCCGCTGCCTTCGCGCTGGCGCTCCTGCTGCTTGGCCCCATCGTCGGTCTGGTGCTGGATGGTTATCAGGTCAAAAATGAATTGCAGCGCCCGTTGCTGATCGCCGCGATCATTGCCGTGGGCCGGTTCCTGGTGACGTTGGCGACGCATACTCCGGCGGGGCAGGCCGCGCTTGACCGGTTCAACGCCCGTCGCCGGCAACCGGGCGTGCTGGTAGTCAGCGCCGCGGAAAGCGGCAGGCAGCGTTGGTGGTTGTTGGCCATTATCATCCTTGGCCTGACTCTGCCGTTTCTAGCCAGCAAATACTGGCTGACCGTACTGATCCAGGCCATGATCTACGTGCTGCTCGGTCTGGGCTTGAACATTGTGGTTGGACTGGCCGGATTGCTGGATCTGGGCTATGTCGCTTTTTACGCTGTGGGCGCTTACGGTCTGGCCTTGGGCGCACAGTATCTCGATCTCGGTTTCTGGAGCGCACTGCCATTGGCCGCGATGCTGGCGGCGCTGTTCGGCGGCGTACTCGGTTTTCCGGTGCTGCGTATGCACGGCGACTACCTGGCGATTGTCACCCTGGGTTTTGGCGAAATTATCCGCCTGGTGCTGAACAACTGGCTGGAGTTCACCGGTGGCCCTAACGGCGTCTCTGCCCCCGCTCCGCAGTTATTTGGTCTGGAGTTCACCCGCACCGCCCGGGATGGGGGTGTGCCCTTTCATGAATATTTCCAGATCAGCTATGACCCCCTCCACCGTTTTGTCTTCATTTACCTGGTCTTATTTCTGATCGTCTGCCTGATGGTCGTAGTGGTTACCCGCCTGCGCGACATGCCGGTCGGTCGCGCCTGGGAAGCGTTGCGCGAGGACGAAATTGCCTGTCGCGCCCTGGGTATTAACCACGTCCTGGTCAAACTGTCAGCCTTTATGATGGGCGCCACGGTCGGCGGTATCGCTGGCGTCTTTTTTGCGACCTACCAAGGTTTCATCAACCCGATGTCCTTCAATTTCTTTGAGTCGGCGTTGATTGTCGCCATCGTGGTGCTCGGCGGACTTGGTTCCACAACCGGAGTGATTGTGGCGGCGGTGGTGCTGACGATTCTCCCGGAACTACTGCGCGCCTTCGCCGACTACCGGGTATTTGCCTTTGGGGCGCTAATGGTGCTGATGATGATCTGGCGACCGCGCGGCTTGATGCGCCCCCGGCGGCGCGCTTTCGAGGTCAAGGGGTTATGCCCATGACCATTGATCCGATCCATCCGCCGATTCTGGAAGTGACCGGGTTGACCATGCGCTTTGGCGGTATCCTGGCCCTCAACGACATCAGCTTTGCGGTCAAGTGTAATTCGATCTCTGCGCTGATCGGTCCCAATGGCGCTGGCAAGACCACGGTATTCAATTGCTTGACCGGCTTCTACAAAGCCACGGAAGGCCGGATTGCCTTGCATACACCGCGCGCTGCCATTGATCTGATTAGTATTCTTGGCCAACCCTTCAAGGCGAGCGACTTTATTAACCCAGCGGTCTTTGCCGACCGATTGTATTACAAAATGTTTGGCGGCACCCACCGGGTGACGCGGGCCGGAGTGGCGCGCACTTTCCAGAACGTAAGGTTATTCAAGGAAATGACGGCGATTGAAAACCTGCTGGTCGCCCAGCATTTGCAACTCAATCGCAACCTGCTGGCCGGTTTATTGCGAACTGCAGCTTATCGCCAGTCGGAACGGGATGCTCTGGAGCGCGCTTATGCCTGGCTCCAGGTATTTGGATTGGCTGAAGACGCGAATCGCTTGGCCGGAGAATTGCCCTACGGCCATCAACGTCGGCTGGAAATCGCCCGCGCCATGTGTACGAGTCCCCGATTGTTGTGTCTCGACGAACCGGCGGCGGGTTTGAATCCCCGCGAAACGACGGAACTCAGTCAGTTGATTCGCCAGTTACGTGATGAACACGGCGTTACGATTCTACTGATTGAACACGACATGAGCTTGGTGATGGATTTATCAGAACACATTGTGGTGCTGGATTATGGCGAGGTCATTGCTGACGGCGATCCGCAGACTGTGGCGCATCATCCCGCCGTGCTGGCGGCTTATCTGGGAACCGAGGCGGTGAACGACGATGAGTCCCGTTGAGCCGTTGTTGCAAATTCACGAACTGGATGCCCGCTATGGCCCGATTCAAGCGTTGCGTCAAGTCTCTTTGTACATTAATCCAGGCGAGATCGTGACCCTGATCGGCGCGAATGGGGCCGGCAAATCGACCTTATTGATGAGCCTGTTTGGCGATCCACAACCGGCGGGAGGCTGGATTCGCTATCAGGGTCAGGATATCACCAGCCTGCCCACGCATGAAATCGCCAAGAGAGGCATTGCGCAAGCCCCGGAAGGACGACGAATCTTTGCGGCGATGAGCGTGGAGGAAAATTTGTTGATGGGGGCGATTCCCATCGGGATCGATCATGTGGACGCTGACCTGATTAAAGTATTTGAACTGTTCCCGCGTCTGAAGGAACGGCGCAATCAGCGGGCCGGCACGCTCTCCGGCGGTGAACAGCAGATGCTGGCGATTGGCCGGGCGCTGATGAGCCGGCCCCGGTTATTGCTGCTGGATGAACCCAGTCTGGGGCTGGCGCCGCTAATGGTGCAACGCATTTTCGCCACGATTCAGGAAATTCGCGATAGTGGCGCAACGATCTTTTTGGTGGAACAAAATGCTCATCACGCGCTGAAACTGGCCCAGCGCGGCTATGTGCTGGTCAATGGCGAAATTCACCTGTCGGGAACAGGCGAGGAGCTGCTGGCTGACCCGGAAGTAAGGCGGGCTTACCTGGGCGGACGAGGGTGAGATTTCCATTTCTGGGTAGCCCTAAAGGTAGTCCTGTAGAAAAAATTGATCCAGATCAACGTATCGACCCGAATCATACGGCGGGGTCGAACGGTTTTTTGGCGTCGGTTACAATTGCGGTTCGTTGCCGCCCGAGCGCTGGACGCTTTCACGTTCGACATGACGGTGCAGCAACCAATGTTTGTAAAAATGCTTGACGATCTCGTTGATGATCACCATGGCGGGCAGCGCGAAAATCACCCCAACGACTCCACCCAATGTCCCACCGAGATAAATGGTTAGGTACACAAACAATTCATAGACCTTAACCGTGCGGCCTATAATAGCGGGAGTCAGGATTTTATGGTCGATGGTGACACCTAATGTCACCGTGATCAGCAAGGCGATATAAATCCACAAAACTTCAAATTTAAAAGTCATCAGCGCCAATACGCCAGCGACCAATCCACCCATCGGCACCCCGATATAGGGCAGTATATTCAGATAGCCGGTGACGATGCCGATCAGCATCCAGACACTGAAAAAACGCAAATCTCCCTCAGCCAACGTCCCCAGAATATGGAACGCCAAACCATAATAGATCGCCAAAATGCTGCCAATCTGCAACTGTCCGCGGATCAGGCGCGAAATTGACTGACCGATTTGCATGAACAATTGATCGATCTCATCGTTCCAGGCATCCGGAGTTAAATCGTAAAAAATGGTTCGCAGGGTAGCGATAATCCGTTCCCAATCGCGCAACAGAATAAAGGCGATCACTATGAACAGTAGTGCATACAAGTTAAATTTAAGAATGCTTTCAAAGCTGTGTGTCAGATAATCTGTAGACCAGCGCGGTAGATGGTCCATCACCCAGCTCCAGTCCAGTCGCACTCCAATCCGACTTTCAAGAATGGGTGCCAACGCCTGATCATACAAGGCAGGGAAGCCTTTTGTGATTATTATCAGTTGATTAAGGATATCAGGTAACACGAATAAAAACCATAACAACAGCAGATTAGGAAGAATAAAGGTTAAAATAAAAGCGCTGAATGATCGCCGACAGATGCGCTTCTCCAACCAATTGACAATCGGATCTAACACATAAGCCAGCAACATTGAACCCAGCAACACCAAGCCAAAACCAGGAATGAACCACATGATTAATAATGTTGGCAAGAGTAAAGCCAAAATTAAAGCTAAAGCATATTTGATCATTCGACCTTGATCCTGTTCTTAAAAATTTAAACTTTAAAATTTCTATATCTTGTATATTTTATATATTTTATATATTTTATATATTTTAATTGTGACATAGCAACTGTTCTTATGCATTACGATACTAATGACGATCCATGATTTTTGAAGTATTTAAAACTTCCTCTTCCTGTCAGAGAGGCATGGGGATAAGGGTTGCTCTCTTTAAAACTATGTTATATTAATCGCCCCGTTTGAAATGCAGCATATTCCTCAAACCGGGAATTGATGCAAGCGGTCGGAAAAAACTACTTTAGGAGAGAGAAAAAAGTATGTCTGAACAAAAACTTGGTAATCCAGCAGTGGTTGGGCTAGCTGGATTTGGTTTGACCACCCTGGTTTTGCAATTCCACAATGTTGGCTGGATGCCCAGCATCGGCCCTGTGGTTTGGCTGGGATTGATGTTCGGTGGAACCGCGCAGCTGATTGCCGGTCTCCAGGAGATGAAAACCGGTAACAATTTCGGTTACTGCGCTTTTACTTCCTATGGCGCATTCTGGATTGCTCTGTGCCTGATGTTGCTCGGCAATAAGTACGACCTGTTCAAGGCCAGCACCACCGATGTAGGCTGGTTCCTGGTCGCCTGGACATTGTTCACCGCGATTTTGTGGGTTGGGTCGCTGCGGGTTCATGGCGCGATGGCCTTTACCTTCACTACACTGCTCATTGGGTTCATCCTGCTCGATCTGGCGCATTTCGGCTATCCGGGCCTGACCGTGGTGGCTGGCTATGAACTGATGGTCTGCGCCCTGGCCGCCTGGTACATGATGGCGCGGGTCATTCTGAACGAGATTTACGGTAAGGAGCTCTTGCCAGCGGGCAAGCCCTGGGTTTCCTGATCACGGATTTCTTGC is a window from the Gammaproteobacteria bacterium genome containing:
- a CDS encoding branched-chain amino acid ABC transporter permease LivH (LivHMGF is the membrane component of the LIV-I/LS branched-chain amino acid transporter), with protein sequence MDWHILAQQLVNGLTLGSIYGLIAIGYTMVYGIVGMINFAHGDVYMVSAYLTAICLAVLFSFGIDSLPFALLATLATTMLITAAYGWTIERVAYRPLRSAPRLAPLISAIGMSLVLQNGVQLSQGAKTQGVPSLIPATLRFGEGNDFVQITLVQLMIIVVSLTSMAALTWLIQRTSLGRQCRATQQDRRMAAILGINTDRIISTVFVIGAAMAAIAGVLVTLNYGSFDFYIGFVTGIKAFTAAVLGGIGSLPGAMLGGLILGLSEALFSGMVNTDYKDVFAFSLLVLVLIFRPTGLLGKPEVEKV
- the livM gene encoding high-affinity branched-chain amino acid ABC transporter permease LivM → MPSTAASPAASEVRWNLVFRQAVLEAAAAFALALLLLGPIVGLVLDGYQVKNELQRPLLIAAIIAVGRFLVTLATHTPAGQAALDRFNARRRQPGVLVVSAAESGRQRWWLLAIIILGLTLPFLASKYWLTVLIQAMIYVLLGLGLNIVVGLAGLLDLGYVAFYAVGAYGLALGAQYLDLGFWSALPLAAMLAALFGGVLGFPVLRMHGDYLAIVTLGFGEIIRLVLNNWLEFTGGPNGVSAPAPQLFGLEFTRTARDGGVPFHEYFQISYDPLHRFVFIYLVLFLIVCLMVVVVTRLRDMPVGRAWEALREDEIACRALGINHVLVKLSAFMMGATVGGIAGVFFATYQGFINPMSFNFFESALIVAIVVLGGLGSTTGVIVAAVVLTILPELLRAFADYRVFAFGALMVLMMIWRPRGLMRPRRRAFEVKGLCP
- a CDS encoding ATP-binding cassette domain-containing protein, with product MHPPILEVTGLTMRFGGILALNDISFAVKCNSISALIGPNGAGKTTVFNCLTGFYKATEGRIALHTPRAAIDLISILGQPFKASDFINPAVFADRLYYKMFGGTHRVTRAGVARTFQNVRLFKEMTAIENLLVAQHLQLNRNLLAGLLRTAAYRQSERDALERAYAWLQVFGLAEDANRLAGELPYGHQRRLEIARAMCTSPRLLCLDEPAAGLNPRETTELSQLIRQLRDEHGVTILLIEHDMSLVMDLSEHIVVLDYGEVIADGDPQTVAHHPAVLAAYLGTEAVNDDESR
- a CDS encoding ABC transporter ATP-binding protein, with the protein product MSPVEPLLQIHELDARYGPIQALRQVSLYINPGEIVTLIGANGAGKSTLLMSLFGDPQPAGGWIRYQGQDITSLPTHEIAKRGIAQAPEGRRIFAAMSVEENLLMGAIPIGIDHVDADLIKVFELFPRLKERRNQRAGTLSGGEQQMLAIGRALMSRPRLLLLDEPSLGLAPLMVQRIFATIQEIRDSGATIFLVEQNAHHALKLAQRGYVLVNGEIHLSGTGEELLADPEVRRAYLGGRG
- a CDS encoding AI-2E family transporter — translated: MIKYALALILALLLPTLLIMWFIPGFGLVLLGSMLLAYVLDPIVNWLEKRICRRSFSAFILTFILPNLLLLWFLFVLPDILNQLIIITKGFPALYDQALAPILESRIGVRLDWSWVMDHLPRWSTDYLTHSFESILKFNLYALLFIVIAFILLRDWERIIATLRTIFYDLTPDAWNDEIDQLFMQIGQSISRLIRGQLQIGSILAIYYGLAFHILGTLAEGDLRFFSVWMLIGIVTGYLNILPYIGVPMGGLVAGVLALMTFKFEVLWIYIALLITVTLGVTIDHKILTPAIIGRTVKVYELFVYLTIYLGGTLGGVVGVIFALPAMVIINEIVKHFYKHWLLHRHVERESVQRSGGNEPQL
- a CDS encoding acetate uptake transporter yields the protein MSEQKLGNPAVVGLAGFGLTTLVLQFHNVGWMPSIGPVVWLGLMFGGTAQLIAGLQEMKTGNNFGYCAFTSYGAFWIALCLMLLGNKYDLFKASTTDVGWFLVAWTLFTAILWVGSLRVHGAMAFTFTTLLIGFILLDLAHFGYPGLTVVAGYELMVCALAAWYMMARVILNEIYGKELLPAGKPWVS